One Tetrapisispora phaffii CBS 4417 chromosome 3, complete genome DNA segment encodes these proteins:
- the CCC1 gene encoding Ccc1p (similar to Saccharomyces cerevisiae CCC1 (YLR220W); ancestral locus Anc_8.437), with protein sequence MSVVALKNAVVSLAKGSRSDDTDKKSLLNNNNKSYGSNNNTDLESNQVSTNGDNLLNNNNNGDAMSINDDPFASNSVINKLFGQIDPRVISDLIIGLSDGLTVPFALTAGLSSLGDSKLVITGGFAELISGTISMGLGGYLGAKSESDYFHAEVKAQKKFFYNDPTLINHQVEDILLSINEDFTDDTILSFIKDLQKKPQLMVDFIIRYGKGLEEPDPNRQFISAATIGGGYFVGGLVPLIPYFFVSEVGTGLIYSIIVMMFTLFWFGYIKIQLSMGDQCTMRHKVFEGFQMIAVGGIAAASAWFFVKLLDG encoded by the coding sequence ATGTCTGTTGTTGCTTTAAAGAACGCCGTTGTTAGTCTGGCAAAGGGTAGTAGAAGTGATGACACCGATAAGAAATCCCTTTtgaataacaataataaaagttaTGGCTCAAACAATAACACAGATTTAGAATCCAATCAAGTAAGCACAAATGGTGATAATTTGctaaataataacaataacgGCGATGCTATGTCAATCAATGATGACCCTTTTGCAAGCAATTCTGTTATTAATAAGCTTTTCGGTCAAATCGATCCAAGAGTAATTAGTGATTTAATTATTGGTCTATCGGATGGTTTGACAGTTCCATTCGCTTTAACTGCAGGTTTATCGTCATTAGGTGACTCCAAATTAGTTATCACTGGTGGTTTCGCTGAATTGATTTCAGGTACAATCTCAATGGGTTTAGGTGGTTATTTAGGTGCAAAATCGGAAAGTGATTATTTCCATGCAGAAGTTAAAGCACAAAAGAAGTTTTTTTATAACGATCCAACTTTAATTAACCATCAAGTagaagatattttattaagtaTCAATGAAGATTTCACAGACGAtacaattttatcattcaTCAAAGATCTTCAAAAGAAACCACAATTAATGGTGgatttcattattagataCGGTAAGGGCCTGGAAGAACCGGATCCAAATAGACAATTTATCAGTGCTGCAACAATCGGTGGTGGTTATTTTGTAGGCGGTTTAGTACCTCTAATACCATATTTCTTCGTTTCTGAAGTCGGTACAGGTTTGATCTATTCCATCATAGTCATGATGTTTACATTATTCTGGTTCGGTTATATTAAGATTCAATTATCAATGGGCGATCAATGCACAATGCGTCATAAGGTATTCGAAGGTTTCCAAATGATCGCAGTGGGTGGTATAGCTGCCGCATCAGCATGGTTTTTcgttaaattattagacGGTTAG
- the TPHA0C02080 gene encoding ribosome assembly protein 3 (similar to Saccharomyces cerevisiae RSA3 (YLR221C); ancestral locus Anc_8.436): protein MGEVSTAVKRKRNNKRRNKKRTAISDSDDSSFSDNEITESKDIVAGTNESETVNDEVKPEITQKYESLELSDNEISDIEMKDEAKEDNVIANDKYEEISNIEDIKNKLDSKKADNQLKNEYLNLLFTNYGDDVNSLREAPDFSTKSLSILANVLKDGTKMFDQDTLRSILETK, encoded by the coding sequence atggGTGAAGTATCGACTGCCgttaaaagaaaaagaaataacaaGAGAAGAAATAAGAAGAGAACAGCTATTTCTGATTCTGACGATTCATCCTTCTctgataatgaaataacGGAATCTAAGGATATAGTAGCAGGAACTAATGAAAGTGAAACGGTTAATGATGAGGTTAAACCAGAAATTACACAGAAATATGAAAGCCTTGAATTATCTGATAACGAAATAAGTGACATTGAAATGAAAGACGAAGCAAAAGAAGATAATGTGATTgcaaatgataaatatgaAGAGATATCGAATATtgaagatataaaaaacaaattagaTTCCAAGAAGGCTGacaatcaattgaaaaatgaatatttaaatttactaTTCACCAACTATGGTGATGATGTAAATTCATTGAGAGAAGCCCCAGATTTTAGCACTAAGTCATTAAGTATATTAGCCAACGTATTAAAAGACGGTACAAAAATGTTTGATCAAGATACATTAAGGAGTATATTGGAAACTAAATAG
- the TPHA0C02090 gene encoding uncharacterized protein (similar to Saccharomyces cerevisiae CRF1 (YDR223W) and IFH1 (YLR223C); ancestral locus Anc_8.434) produces MPSKNSPRKALPKASPIKSGEANKSQVSGKLPANIKQLFKNQNSKTEKSDGNLNVSGTNRPRRFSLLYSSDSSLSDLSDEKSNIARPAYAGKKNRNNQHHMTEGKKLVSGMFANATANNVKNKSATEDDKKVKSSTSGKNSKLIRNQTVNNDSIENRKEDEGTESSDYGVFVSADEDGASSSDDDDDDDDTDGDSDTSSEDENIDFVKLTAQRKKRAMEALSALKRKTVLSMEKHNTNNDHTIDSKPQATEDIGEEIKVTENTVKFNNSNNNNNINNVSLGNKLIEEFHIPKLSSLSESSSSTSDEKLDKNSLENEIDSNQYSDISPTSGTESDYDIDHDEFFKAIGKDDSDALTDVDTGIETGEDDIALLEQEEADIVKELQDDYDISFDGSVHEEGSDPEDNMSQKVKTRIFSNNQGEVEFDEDDFEIPFYEDPKFFNLYSYGDGTEPKLGLSTSLPLLLNDEKLSKLRNKQAKKLERKERLQRHKLLKKNKSLRHASTPSIDNGGDEYIFSVFFHSDEDNDDKRSSKKKLNIDSPLHHLGDANSKYDNEHALTSDDDNNCSLLDEARIPSENEDENIIVNENNKSKDNNQFVLKNKTLNKKSKSRNKSHTSIDSSSDGLSIELDDDDDDDDLSLTNVFIDIDDLDPDSFYFQYDDEEDDDFLDDLDDIKHNGSSYSDISVDDIDIDSSDGDKNKLNGGTDKAMIYVDDESTDEDDNLPRPTQKSKSLSTKAKEIVGSNVIGLRPPKLGTWKTNSKPFSIIDGLSTKSLYPLIQEHMQLLEGRANSMTPEGVETPNEIPNTNADELTLNELLNMSDLEDQASEDVDASNTQLLNISEWYNKPKVPLSAFRNKGVNHFDDDEYLIPDNSIKKFPIGYVGNERTRRKIARMKELQKKENEKRRKIKKKRKLLKMQRDQARKVRSEMLNKELASTVAAPTSDSLITNTSRKNSMKNDALYEIHSLLKHEDNDLLDNTHDDDDYDDNIFDLTQINGDIDTTSLDVKDVDILTSLTAPVELGNLDGNSASLWRRRKSIVEAAEENLRFTKNGLFSETALADIEDILEDGTSSSAFNYDEVLQ; encoded by the coding sequence atgccCAGCAAAAATAGCCCTAGGAAGGCTCTTCCTAAAGCAAGTCCTATAAAAAGTGGAGAGGCGAATAAGAGCCAAGTAAGTGGGAAACTCCCGGCAAATATCAAACAATTGTTTAAGAATCAGAATAGCAAGACTGAGAAAAGTGATGGTAATCTAAATGTTTCAGGCACAAATAGGCCGAGACGGTTTAGTCTGCTCTACTCAAGTGATTCTTCTTTGAGTGACCTATCTGATGAAAAGTCTAACATCGCAAGACCTGCTTACGCCGGTAAgaaaaatagaaataacCAACATCATATGACTGAAGGTAAGAAACTGGTAAGCGGAATGTTTGCAAATGCAACAGCCAATAATGTTAAGAATAAGTCTGCTACTGAAGATGACAAGAAGGTAAAAAGCTCCACAAGTGGAAAAAATAGTAAACTTATACGGAATCAAActgttaataatgatagCATAGAGAATAGAAAAGAGGATGAAGGTACGGAATCGTCTGATTATGGAGTCTTTGTTAGTGCTGACGAGGATGGAGCAAGTTCAagtgatgatgatgatgatgatgatgatacaGACGGTGATAGTGATACTAGTTCGGAGGATGAGAATATAgattttgttaaattaacTGCTCAAAGGAAAAAGAGAGCCATGGAAGCATTATCAGCATTAAAAAGGAAAACAGTACTATCAATGGAGAAGCACaatacaaataatgatCATACTATTGATAGTAAGCCTCAGGCAACTGAAGATATCGGTGAAGAGATAAAGGTCACTGAGAATACAgtaaaattcaataatagtaataataataataatattaataatgtaaGTCTAGGAAATAAACTGATAGAAGAGTTCCACATACCAAAATTGTCTTCTTTATCTGAATCATCAAGTTCTACTTctgatgaaaaattggATAAAAATTCACTTGAAAATGAGATTGATTCTAATCAGTATTCAGATATATCGCCAACATCAGGTACTGAATCCGACTATGATATAGATCACGACGAATTTTTCAAAGCTATTGGAAAGGATGATAGCGATGCTTTGACTGATGTTGATACGGGCATAGAGACTGGTGAAGATGACATAGCATTATTGGAACAGGAAGAAGCGGATATCGTTAAAGAATTACAAGATGATTATGATATATCTTTTGATGGCAGCGTACATGAAGAAGGTTCCGATCCGGAAGATAATATGTCCCAAAAAGTTAAAACTAGAATATTCTCGAATAACCAAGGGGAAGTTGAgtttgatgaagatgattttgaaattccATTCTACGAAGATcctaaattctttaatctATATTCTTACGGTGATGGAACAGAACCAAAACTTGGCCTAAGTACTTCACTACCTCTATTATTgaatgatgaaaaattatcaaaactTCGTAATAAGCAGGCAAAGAAActtgaaagaaaagaaagacTTCAGCGACAcaaacttttgaaaaaaaataagtcGTTGAGACATGCATCAACTCCATCGATCGATAATGGTGGtgatgaatatatatttagtgTGTTCTTTCATAGTGATGAGGACAATGATGATAAGAGATCatcaaagaagaaattaaatatcGATTCTCCATTGCATCATTTAGGAGACGCGAACTCCAAATATGACAATGAACATGCATTAACCTCTGATGATGATAACAATTGCTCATTATTGGATGAAGCCCGTATACCTTCGGAAAATGAAGACGAAAACATTAtagttaatgaaaataacaaatcCAAGgataataatcaatttgtattgaaaaacaaaactttaaataaaaagtcAAAGTCAAGAAACAAAAGTCACACCTCGATTGACAGTTCGTCAGATGGATTGTCTATTGAATTGgacgatgatgatgatgatgatgatttaagTTTAACTAATGTATTcattgatattgatgatttGGATCCAGATTCTTTCTATTTCCAatatgatgatgaagaagatgatgacTTCTTGGATGATTTGGATGACATAAAGCATAATGGTAGTTCTTATTCGGACATTTCAgttgatgatattgatattgataGCTCTGATGGcgataaaaataaattaaatggTGGTACAGATAAGGCTATGATATATGTAGATGATGAATCAactgatgaagatgataatTTGCCAAGGCCAACCCAAAAAAGTAAGAGTTTGAGTACCAAAGCCAAAGAAATTGTTGGATCAAATGTAATTGGGTTAAGACCACCAAAACTAGGTACTTGGAAAACAAACAGTAAACCTTTTAGCATTATTGATGGACTTTCTACTAAATCATTATATCCCTTAATTCAAGAACATATGCAACTATTAGAAGGTAGGGCAAATTCTATGACGCCAGAAGGAGTTGAAACTCCAAATGAAATTCCTAATACTAATGCTGATGAATTAACTTTGAATGAGTTACTAAATATGAGTGATTTAGAGGATCAAGCTTCGGAGGATGTTGATGCATCGAATACACAACTACTGAATATTAGTGAATGGTATAATAAGCCAAAAGTTCCACTCTCTGCTTTTAGGAATAAGGGAGTCAATCATTTTGATGACgatgaatatttaatacCTGATAATTccataaaaaaatttccaATTGGTTATGTTGGTAATGAACgtacaagaagaaaaattgcTAGAATGAAAGAATTGCAGAAGAAGGAGAAtgaaaagagaagaaaaattaagaagaaaagaaaattacTAAAGATGCAGAGAGATCAAGCACGTAAAGTACGTAGTGAGATGTTAAATAAAGAACTTGCATCTACAGTTGCTGCTCCTACTAGTGATAGTTTAATTACCAACACAAGCAgaaaaaattcaatgaaaaatgatgCGCTTTATGAAATTCATAGCTTATTGAAACATGAGGATAACGATCTATTGGATAATACGcatgatgatgatgattatgatgataatatatttgatctAACGCAAATCAATGGCGACATTGACACTACATCACTAGATGTTAAAGATGTTGACATCCTGACTTCCCTTACTGCACCTGTTGAACTTGGTAATTTAGATGGGAATAGCGCATCTCTCTGGAGACGTAGGAAAAGTATAGTTGAAGCAGCAGAAGAGAATTTAAGATTCACTAAAAACGGTTTGTTTAGTGAAACTGCACTTGCGGATATTGAAGATATCCTTGAAGACGgtacttcttcttctgccTTTAATTATGATGAAGTTCTACAGTAA
- the GTB1 gene encoding Gtb1p (similar to Saccharomyces cerevisiae GTB1 (YDR221W); ancestral locus Anc_8.431), giving the protein MFPISNSVNSLLLISVFINFTSGENVDLNKKNLNCESSNIVGVAPDRQSLYKPGEDGKFHCLNAPSIAIDFKQVNDGVCDCPDGSDEPGTGACGNEDLFYCENKGFIPRYISNSKVGDGICDCCDCSDELMRLRSSGVEFNEFENNCSILSEEFDKMVDSELNIYSLGYNSLNELKKKYNIESVEDKLKNSKIQSESIKDKMKDINKKYENYQSILNDERVRYENELKLVNPILLEFEKLDIKYLQDTLSEKFEDIKKINKVFRELTGIMENLIDTYTSSMNDKVVNDNVKKYNKLYSDKKLKRMFRDCNPVVDEDQKGQLLDYLSYELPTLFSMGLKFDDFEEDSSYYNQEAIDDKKFKTVKYNVGKINFVRSLLLGKFSYTGKTIEIIEEIMAILEDITNNFNVNFQDKGVLNAISAYKKVLDQYNGLSVTEDGSKKGISLPIEFSNGVEELFNFVTEKVPTFLEVEDVPVENNVLENNENDNIFGRLNKFLVNVKNDINNEYSVSLLKSLRSQINTHENELQKLNETLELNENSLKSLNEFVEKYQTGDENIKNTKELVIQEYKDLLNKMKSDNEEDGIFCINDAINNYLYNICFDSKNGGRILQKELKGDGNVILIGDLNSINFDDISDSESITNQKYIEYLKTKYSTIQKDDDDEDDNQLYLIDHLVNETSEIGKVDYLIDALYEINNGIKIEFNNGDKCWNGPKRSATVVIKCDENFKISNVQETTKCNYIIEIVGPLGCSSNYHRDK; this is encoded by the coding sequence ATGTTTCCCATTAGTAATTCAGTGAATTCATTGCTACTTATAAgtgtatttattaattttactaGTGGTGAAAATGTTGATttgaataagaaaaatttaaattgtgAGAGCTCAAATATTGTTGGTGTTGCGCCAGATAGACAAAGTTTATATAAACCGGGTGAAGATGGTAAATTTCATTGTTTAAATGCTCCTTCAATTGCAATTGATTTCAAACAAGTTAATGATGGTGTATGTGATTGTCCAGATGGATCAGATGAGCCTGGTACTGGTGCATGTGGAAATGAGGATCTATTCTATTGTGAGAATAAAGGCTTCATTCCAAGATATATTTCCAATAGTAAAGTTGGCGATGGTATTTGTGACTGTTGTGATTGTTCTGATGAATTAATGAGACTAAGAAGCTCTGGTGTAGAATTCAAcgaatttgaaaataattgttCGATTCTAAGTgaagaatttgataaaatggTTGACAgtgaattaaatatttattctttagGTTACAATTCTTtgaatgaattgaaaaaaaaatataatatcgAATCTGTTGaagataaattgaaaaatagtaaaataCAATCAGAGTCAATTAAGGATAAAATGAAGGATatcaacaaaaaatatgaaaactATCAAAgtatattaaatgatgaGCGAGTGAGATATGAAAACGAACTAAAATTGGTAAATCCGATACTATTAGAATTTGAGAAATTAGATATCAAATATCTACAAGACACTTTAAGTGAgaaatttgaagatattaaaaaaattaataaagtaTTTAGGGAATTGACTGGAATCATGGAAAATTTGATAGATACATACACAAGTTCTATGAATGATAAAGTAGTTAATGATAACgtgaaaaaatataataagtTATACTcagataaaaaattgaaaagaatgTTTAGAGATTGTAATCCTGTCGTTGATGAAGATCAAAAAGGCCAGTTATTAGACTATTTATCATATGAATTACCAACCTTATTTTCTATGGGTCTCAAATTTGATGACTTTGAAGAAGATTCAagttattataatcaaGAGGCTATCgatgataaaaaatttaaaaccGTTAAATATAACGTAggtaaaattaattttgttagAAGTTTATTGCTTGGTAAGTTTTCTTATACTGGAAAGACAATCGAGATTATAGAAGAAATCATGGCCATATTAGAAGATATCacaaataatttcaatgtcAATTTTCAAGATAAAGGTGTTTTGAATGCAATCAGTGCTTATAAGAAAGTTTTGGATCAATATAATGGATTAAGCGTTACAGAGGATGGATCTAAAAAGGGGATTAGTTTACCAATTGAGTTTTCTAATGGtgttgaagaattatttaattttgtcaCTGAAAAAGTTCCAACATTTTTAGAAGTTGAAGATGTGCctgttgaaaataatgtGTTGGAGAATAACGAAAAcgataatatatttggtaggttaaataaatttttggtaaatgttaaaaatgatataaacAATGAATATTctgtttcattattaaaatcgTTGAGAAGTCAAATCAATACAcatgaaaatgaattacaaaaattaaatgaaacGTTAGAATTAAATGagaattctttaaaatctttgaatgaatttgttgaaaaatatcaaactggtgatgaaaatattaaaaatacGAAAGAATTAGTAATTCAAGAATATAAAGATTTactaaataaaatgaaatctgacaatgaagaagatggCATTTTTTGTATAAATGATGCAATTAACAACTATTTATACAACATATGTTTTGATTCTAAAAACGGGGGAAGAATACttcaaaaagaattaaaagGTGATGGTAACGTTATTTTAATTGGTGATCTAAATAGTATTAATTTCGATGATATAAGTGATTCAGAGTCAATAACAAACCAAAAAtacattgaatatttgaaaacaaaatattcaactatacaaaaagatgatgatgatgaagatgataatCAATTATATCTTATAGATCACTTGGTAAATGAAACTAGTGAAATTGGTAAAGTCGATTATTTGATTGATGCTTTATATGAAATAAACAATGGtataaaaattgaatttaataatggtGATAAATGTTGGAATGGACCAAAACGTTCGGCTACTGTGGTAATCAAATGtgatgaaaattttaaaataagtAATGTACAAGAAACTACAAAatgtaattatattattgagaTTGTTGGTCCATTGGGATGTTCATCAAATTACCATAGAGATAAATAG
- the MFB1 gene encoding Mfb1p (similar to Saccharomyces cerevisiae MFB1 (YDR219C); ancestral locus Anc_8.430), giving the protein MNAKMEGQAEHSFADLPLNVLISILSNLHIKDLENVSKTCKILRYLANKKLIPRTGQQHSTTAMVNSKRNSTSLDTDKVASISNVLFTIANRKVVIDVFNLLNNNRSIIERLNYKHRILIFESIKKLRVDYNLIYENPIKDKINDTINEKVSEKINKDVVPSPDSKQDNDDSLLDFNDTVLIHNDFDPMNSININEAELRTENKKDTNLKTCIYGTLNSKPIELTSFDATIELFDDDSFENEQIEEKNFKKINSIYEMESQYSEPLTKSFFSTTNKNTNFDEQAKNEVNTNFTESVLSASTTIRKDSSNKDSSTNYNNTTSTISEVDNFPDTDQLLRSIKSINELRTTKKVKEKAALFEKLFSRESASLGDILMNNDTYNTLINSLPSLQHLEEMGEEEINMYNTDKSGLMDENENTALHLQIESDETSHRNKKNISQNYLDNLKAELVKSNSHEHKEEMKSESNKFIRTKLKAIINGDNKISYQRI; this is encoded by the coding sequence ATGAATGCTAAGATGGAAGGACAGGCTGAACATTCTTTTGCTGATTTACCATTAAATGTtctaatatcaatattatcaaatttacaTATAAAGGATTTAGAAAATGTGTCAAAAACGTGCAAGATTTTGAGATATCttgcaaataaaaaattaatccCTAGAACTGGACAACAACACAGCACAACAGCAATGGTTAATTCTAAACGTAATTCGACATCTTTAGATACTGATAAGGTTGCTAGTATTAGTaatgttttatttacaattgcCAATAGAAAAGTTGTTATTGatgtatttaatttattgaataataatagatcAATCATTGAAAGATTAAATTATAAGCATAGAattctaatttttgaatCGATAAAGAAGCTAAGAGttgattataatttaatttatgaAAATCCAATAAAggataaaataaatgatacaataaatgaaaaggTAAGTGAGAAAATAAACAAAGATGTTGTACCAAGCCCTGACTCTAAACAAGATAATGATGACAGTTTATTAGACTTTAATGACACAGTACTAATACATAATGATTTTGATccaatgaattcaattaatataaatgaagCAGAGTTAAGGactgaaaataaaaaagatacaAACTTAAAGACTTGTATATATGGAACTTTAAATAGCAAACCTATTGAATTGACATCGTTTGATGcaacaattgaattatttgatgatgattcatttgaaaatgaacaGATCGAAGAgaaaaactttaaaaagattaattcaatatatGAGATGGAGAGTCAATATTCAGAACCATTAACAAAGTCATTTTTTTCGACTACAAacaaaaatacaaattttgatgaaCAAGCCAAGAATGAAGTGAATACTAATTTTACTGAATCAGTTTTATCTGCATCAACAACTATTAGAAAAGATTCCTCAAATAAAGATAGCAGtacaaattataataatactaCTTCGACCATATCTGAAGTCGATAATTTCCCGGATACTGATCAACTATTAAGATCTATCAAATctattaatgaattaaggacaacaaaaaaagttaaagaGAAGGCTGCCCTTTTTGAAAAGCTATTTTCAAGGGAATCTGCAAGCTTAGGTGATATACTAATGAATAATGATACTTATAATACATTGATTAATAGTTTGCCAAGTCTTCAGCACTTAGAAGAAATGGGAGAGgaagaaataaatatgtataATACAGATAAATCTGGTCTAATGGATGAGAATGAAAATACTGCATTGCATTTACAAATAGAATCAGACGAAACATCTCATAGAAATAAGAAAAACATTTCACAAAACtatttagataatttaaaggCGGAACTAGTGAAATCTAATAGTCATGAACATAAGGAAGAAATGAAAAGTGAgtcaaataaatttattagaacGAAGTTAAAGGCAATAATAAATGGTGACAACAAAATCAGTTACCAgagaatataa
- the BUR2 gene encoding Bur2p (similar to Saccharomyces cerevisiae BUR2 (YLR226W); ancestral locus Anc_8.429) has translation MPEVNNLSKENVVESSIIGSKLADEDLKLNTQSNSGDKIVNNSKPKPTEINPIEKISQEPTTNASTGQATVSSSNFNTRILWPDLIKIPTNKWVYECKEIIDKLGHVNSVIEETKRNLEKCLLYFYTLKKRLDLFDHTYTASCILFFRYWFVYGIPNSMLDCVHIAQAILVTACKSSENNRPIDAYVKATCDFISREIQGNKIVNIDKMKWDIRDKIVENEKKILCMFGFDLNVENPKEILEEMFSGYYRYNRDYNLPEDFQKIFPKLLQEARNFIVQSITQPVCLLFNGQKFIQLALIFTGIQYKKIADSKFKYPKNFFKNKFASTIKPEEMEDLFTDFRILEESFFSLKSNKGDKLFITKQEISDLIEEDEVADDKIIDPYNYDSMKSGEVRQELLDNIETRLQDMFTKMKKDYQNKRASSGTLEGTPNKKQSYKIMMHRKL, from the coding sequence atGCCCGAAGtcaataatttatctaaaGAAAACGTAGTAGAGAGTAGTATAATAGGAAGCAAATTAGCAGATGAGGACTTAAAACTGAATACACAATCTAATTCTGGTGATAAAATAGTGAATAATAGTAAACCTAAACCCACTGAAATAAACcctattgaaaaaatatcgCAAGAACCAACTACAAATGCATCCACTGGACAAGCTACCGTCAGTTcatctaattttaataCTAGGATACTATGGCCTGATCTTATCAAGATACCAACAAATAAATGGGTTTATGAATGCAAAGAAATAATAGATAAATTAGGCCATGTTAATAGTGTGATTGAAGAAACAAAGAgaaatttagaaaaatgtttattgtatttttacACACTAAAGAAAAGGTTAGATTTATTTGACCATACTTATACTGCATCAtgcattttattttttcgtTATTGGTTTGTATATGGCATTCCAAACAGCATGTTAGATTGTGTCCATATAGCACAAGCCATATTGGTAACAGCATGTAAAAGTTCGGAAAATAATAGACCGATAGATGCATATGTCAAAGCTACATGCGATTTTATCTCAAGAGAAATACAAGGGAATAAGATTGtcaatattgataaaatgaAATGGGACATCAGAGATAAAATAGTTGAAAATGAGAAAAAGATACTTTGCATGTTTGGATTTGATTTAAACGTAGAAAAtccaaaagaaatattggAAGAAATGTTCAGTGGATACTATAGGTACAATAGGGATTATAATTTACCAGAagattttcaaaagatttttCCTAAGTTATTACAAGAAGCAAGAAATTTTATCGTCCAATCAATAACACAACCAGTTTgcttattatttaatggCCAAAAGTTTATACAACTCGCATTAATTTTTACTGGTAtacaatataaaaagatTGCTGATAGTAAGTTTAAATACCCaaaaaatttcttcaaaaacaaatttgCAAGTACAATTAAACCAGAAGAAATGGAAGACTTATTCACAGACTTTCGTATTTTAGAAGAAagtttcttttctttaaaaagtAACAAAGgagataaattatttataacaaAACAGGAAATTTCTGatttaattgaagaagatgaagtGGCCGACGATAAAATTATAGATCCATATAATTACGACTCTATGAAATCTGGTGAAGTAAGGCAAGAATTACTGGATAACATAGAGACACGGTTACAGGATATGTTCACTAAAATGAAGAAAGACTATCAAAATAAGAGAGCCTCTTCAGGAACGTTGGAAGGAACAccaaataaaaaacaaagttataaaataatgatgcatagaaaattataa